Part of the Engystomops pustulosus chromosome 4, aEngPut4.maternal, whole genome shotgun sequence genome is shown below.
GAGCTGGTCCTGGCTGGCAAAGATGCCACCGCAGAGTATGATGAGCTGGCAGAACCACAGAATTTCCAGGATGACCCGGAGTGAGTCTATATCAAAAAATAAATTGTAGCATTGGTTTTAACCCTTTTTCATCACCAGGACatattttgcagttctgttctgctcgtccttaaaggacatctaccaccaggactgaatggagcctggagcccctcgggctcatttgcataaacacCTATGGAGACTGCATCCCCTTAGGCtcgtttgcatacagtccttcatgctggtggtagatgtgctttaaatgGCGGTAACTTTggaaaagcttttttttaataatgacaTGTGAGACTGTAACAGATGCAGGGGGTGCAAGTATTTCTGATactgtcagctctgtctccctgCAGCTTCTCCATTCTGCTTTCAGTTAAcaggatggggggagggggggcttctGGTACTAAATAGGAGATTATCTCCCTTTAACAGGGTAGATATCCACTGTTGGTCAAGAATTGtggtataaaaaaatatttgactgaaatgtaacagtggatatctctggcaACATtcttgcctttaagatgacaccagaactgtgtttcgaGTTGCCCTGGTTCAAAAGATATAGCTGTTTGACATCCGCCACTGTCTTTAGTCCTGCCTTCAAACTCtcagtggatctttgtttacatgtctgagctcagctgagtaggaggagctgtagcaggagagttaatACTCGTCCTGCTCCCTCCGCTTTCTTAAAGGCTGGTCTTGTAGTGAAGATACTAGGACATGCCATCCCTTCATAAGTTGGGAATACGTCTTTCAGCAATTTCTAAACTGCACGTTCACCCCTCTGGTTAATCTCCTGCCTCCCGTTTCATCTCTCCTGCAGCGTGGTCGCCTTCAGAAAGGCTAATAAAGTCGGCGTCTTTATCAAGGTGACTCCTCTCCAAGAGAAAGAAAAGGTGATTGTGAGCTTCAAGCTGAGACACGACTTCAGGAACCAGCCCACCCCCATCCGACCGGCAGAAGACACCGAATCCAGCTCTGAGGCCGTGTGGCTGAGTCATCACGTGGAGCTGGACCTGGGGCCCGTGGTACCTGCCGCCCCTTAGTGTTATGGGTTCCTGCGCAGGAAAGGGTTACTGGGCCGCACGCTCATGAGAAATGGCTGCTTTATGCACTTGTTCTGGGAGGATTGTGCACAGGTTGTGCCCAGGAGGTAATAACTTGTTGTGTCATCTCTGTGATCCCTTTAACCAGGGGGAAAGACACTGAGTAAGAGGCACAGACGCATGAAACCATAGGGAGACCTTGTATCATTACTGATGAGGAATTAGTATTTGTTATTTATCTACTGGGGATCCCCCAACATATAAGCGGGGGCAGGGGAACTAATGACAAGTCActgccctcctcttcctcagtAATCTCGTGCTTGCACTTTCATCTGCAGCCTACAGGGGTCACTATACTTGTAGTTTACCATATTTACTAAAACCGGCTGCATTTTACCCAAATAGCCCTGGCATTAGTTATTTACATCTAGCATAGCATTTATGGaaattaaatatacatatattatttctATTTCTAGAAGGTTGTTACTGAGAAGCGTATGGTCAGAGGCTGGTGATATCTCACATTAATGGCTCGGGGGGTATCCTGCCTAAAAGTACATCCACCATCAAGGACACCAAGCActtacacactggtgtgtgccccctctggcaggatccatccccctttagcttcttatgcccttggttttttaggataaaaggctttaaaaaattatgcaaatgagcatgactctattaaaacctatggagcccagagcccctcaggttcatttgcagtgCTAACatcatttttttgtacaaacaagggcatacgaagctaaaagaagagcggatcctgccagagtgggcacacaccagtaagtgcttggtttacaatccttgatgttagatgtcctttacaaTTGATGTGTGAGAAGAGGGAGAGGTAGTAACTGCTAAAGTAAAAGGCTCCCTAAAAACTGAAAATATTATCCCTCTGCCTAAGGTCTTTCCATTCTCTGCCCCTCCTGCTTGTGGAACCAGTAAATCATCTTGATGAAATACTTTCTTCTGAACCTTAtattgtctccatggtaacagactacacgaaccctgtgtagtctgatgctTCAGCCTCACTCCCATTCACCTTGCGGCTTTGCCCTTTACGATAACAACAAAAAAGTTTACATTTATAGTTTACAATACTCGGTTCTTGTATAAAATGATCTCGGGTTTTGGTTCTGATCACTTGATGCTGTCGAATGCTTTTTAGGTCTTTAAAGTAAATGTCGGATGGTTTCTGTCCTATCTAAGAGGAGGAGAGGATAGAGGGGGAGAAGCTGAGGTCTGTGCTGTAAAGGTTTATAACGATTCAATAGAGCTTGTACTTTAGTCATTGTGATATTTGTTCTTTCTAGGAGTCCGGTGGGTGGTCCTGTCTGTATACACAGGTATACAAGGAATACAGATAGGACCGCCCACTTTATTCCTAAGCAATGATGCCAAAACTTTGTTAAATCCCTCCGGCGTGCAGTGCGTTACCATGGTAGCAGACTACAAAGAAGCCCTGTGTAGTCCCATCTCCTTCTCCTTTCTATCTGCCTCCCATCTCCTACATAACATCCATTCACTACTTACTTATGACATAGTTACATACAGTTTAGAATTTATAGGAATCGCCTGCATTTTTAGCAACCCTCCACAGAAGTAGAGCTCGCTCTGGCCGGGGGTTGTGTTTCGTGCATCTTCTGGGTAAGTAATTTTCAGTCCCAGGGCAATGGCTCAGGTGTCCTTATTTGTACTTCATAAAAGCTGAAATATTTTGTATACAGTGTTGGACAGATGGAAGTAGGGCTACAAGATCTGACTACAGTGTTTtctctgtagtctgttaccatggagacactcaAGACTGAAAGCCTGGTAACCAGAATTGTATATGGTGTTCTGGGTCTTAGGATTGTTTCTGAGGAGATAAGTTCTGGGTAAATAGAGAATTTCTTCAGCTTTCTTGCATCACACGTTTGAGGACAGAGAACTTAAAtggcatcaaccaccaggatgaaggactgaatgcaaataagcctgaggggctccaggctccataggtgttaatggagccgggtgcccttcaggctcatttgcatacagtccttcatcctggtggtagatgccctttaaggaaggCCTCTTCATGGATGAAGTAAATGTACACTCCAGTCCTGATCCTCCGTGTCCCAGTTTAGGTTCTCAGACATATCAATGTTTTCTCGCAGGATCACAGAGTAATTGCCACCACTTCTGAGATATTTGCCCCTGCTGGTAGGTAATGGCAGCCAGGTTACAGTGTGGCAGCTCCTAGAGCACGACCTCCATGCGTGGCCTATATTTATTACACTATAGTATTACCGTACATTGTCTGCTTATTGTACACTATGTATAACACAGGCCTCACCTGCTGCGCCTCTTCTTTCTCCACGACTTCTGTGCTGCTCCATGAAGACAAGTTCTTGCTGTAGTCGGGTCTCTAAGGACTTTATAACTTTGTACATACGACGAGCCCAATGTACCTCTACTGGTAGGACACGACCACCATCACGTGGTGCGGCCTGTATGAGGTCGGTAGTGTCTATGGATGACTTACTGTTGCAATGTACAGACTTGTACAAggtcagtgacccccccccccccaaggctgGACACATTGGGGTCTCGGCTCTTGCACATTCACTATATGGCGGATGATAAGTAACCGGTGACTACTGTGAGACTTGTCAGTGGATGGATGGTTCACCTTATTGCTTATATATAATGTTGTGACTGTGCAGTAATGTCAATAAAGTTGATAAAACTGGTGTGAGTTTGTATGTCTTTTTGGCAACTTTTGTAGTCATTTAAAGGGGCTTGGCTACTTATAGCAAACCTTATACTTACCCAGAAGTTTACCTTCTGTGACCAGGAGCTGCcaatcacatgacccccagcagcaGGACTCGGCACTTCCTGTGGCGTCtaatgtcctgctggcttctggtgGAGGAAGGGGCCGTGCAGTCTTTAATGTCATAACCACTCCTGTGCCCAGGACATCCAAATGTCCCTCCAACTTCTGATATGGGAGTAACAGAGAGGGCCCCCTTAATCCGCATGAAGCCGACAGAACAtggctcctctccaatatactgaaTTGTCCCCATTGAGGACTGCCCTAACAGTAAATGGCGCCCAACGTGGGGCAGTTATAAACAGATCGACTTCAGTACGGCAGACCCGGCACCACAACCAGGCTCTCGGCAGTGGAAACACAGACTTCTATTCACCGGTGATCAGGTAAGAAGCTTATTCTTGCAACCTCATTCTGTGTTCCCCCTGCTCATAGTCTGTTAGCCGGATCTGAGGTACAGTATAGATAAGTCTTTCTTCTTTCTGCCCAATGCTTATTGGCAAAGAACCGTAGAATATCCCTGAGATAATAGTATAGGTATATTGGGGAAGGTAAAATTTCTGTGCTGctattatatgttgtctgtttgtTTTGAATGTGGTATGCATGATATGAGTCTACCTTGAAGGCAACTTCCTGCCAGAAAGACTAACCTCTTCCCGTAATACTGGCCTGTCCGGTTTACGCGTGAAAAGACGCCCCTGCTGGCTCCTTATGTTGCTGAATATTCTCACTTCTCGGGGACTGTTAGCTGGAGTCTGAAAGATTGTTTGATTCTATCTCACACTACACAACTTAAACCCATACATGTTCCCAGAATGCTCGGAAAGGCCTTTCATTATTATCGTTTGTGTGGCATTACTGTGCTTCACACTCTGGCTGATGTATAAGATTTACACACACGCTAAGGTTAATTTAAAACCATTTGGTTTATTTTTCACCCGGGAGCCCAGGGGATTTAGTGACGTGACTCCGGTGTAGTCACATTGGCCAAGTCACAAATCATATTAAAGGTCCTGCACACCAACACACTGAAATACGCTCGTTGAGCTCAGTTATAAATAAGTGGGTACCGCAAGTTGCAGGACAGAAGTAAATAAGGACCGGGGTGATTATTAAAAAGAGGAACCAGCCAGAGGACGCGCAATAGTACTATGGGAAACACAATAAGAAACACCCATGATTGTGGGGAAAGTTGTAGTGCTCATGAGATAGTACGTAGAAGAAAAGGAAAAGCAACTATCAAGGACTCCAGGAGAATGATAAAGAAATTGGGAATGGAGAGTGATCCCTTAGACCACACCCTTTGGGAATCAGCATTAGTGACCAGTACGGGGTGGATCCGGGACAATAACTTAGTTAGGCAAGCAAAGGCTTGGGCGCAGGTAGCAAAGGAAATGAAACAGGAGGGGGATTGGGAAAAGGAAGAAACCCCAAAGGGAATTAGATacaggaaaaaaactaaaatgcccCCACCATACCAGCCAGGTACTCCAGCTGTGCCCCTTTTTACAGTTTCCACACCACAAGGGCCAGAGGGATGGACTTGTGTGTGTGGACAGCAGAACCCAGACTGGAGGGAAATTTGTTCTGCTTGTGGAAGACCCAAACCCAGAAATTCGACAGGACTATACCCTGTCCTGTTCAAACATAAAAGTATACGCGTTAAAGAGGATGGGGAGTCTGCCCAGGATATCCCCACTATGGACCGGACAGAGGGTACAGAAATGGGGGCTGAAGGAGGGATAGAAGAGGCTACCTTCAAAGGGCTGTCAGGAACATCAACCCCCTCAAAATCACGCACTAGGGTAACCACTACTACAACCTCAGAGTATAAGCCATGGTCCCCAAGCGATCAGATGTCATTACTCTCACAGGCACCAGACCCTCTAGATGAGCCCATGGCATTTTATAGGTGGATGTCTTACCTCCATGAATCATTTTCATGTGCATGGAGAGATTTTGAGGCTATAGTTAGAGCAAAAGTAGGGGAGGCCAGGCTACAATCAGTGATGGAGGTGATAAATCAGCGGGGGAGGCCACTGGAACGGTGGGATGCGTATGTCCGTAGTACACGATCAGGAGACCAATTTTTAGAAGGACTACTGGATTGGTGTAAACAAAGGGTGCAGGAGTCCTCAATTTCTCTCTCCGATGTTAGGCAAGGTCCAAAAGAGTCCGTTGATCAGTTTTGGGGTAGATTAAGACTAAAACATAAGGATTTGGGATTTGAGCATGAGGGAGAGGCCGGACGGAGGCTCTTCCATAATGCCTTTATGGAAGGTCTCAAGCCACAAATTAGGCAAAAAGTGCAAGCCTCCAAACCTGAATGGAGGACTTGTAAAATTGAGAATTTGGTGAAAACGGCAAAAGGTGTGGAACTGGACATGCATAACAAGCCGGTTcaaatacagtatatggcagaaACAGCCGGAAATGATAAAACAAAAATTGGTCAGATTAGGGAATCCCGCAAGAGATTCATATGTTTCAATTGCGGGAAACCAGGACATGTTCAGAGGCAATGTAGGCTTCCAAGGAAAACCCGTGAAGGTCCCGAGGAGACTCCAAATGGAGCCTCCACAAGGCAACCATAGGATCTCGGCAACCCCGTAAATTTATATCCCCTAAAGGTACCCTCAAAAGCAGGACCTCAGGGGATAATCCCAGTATGTCTTCCAGATGGTTCAAAAATCCCATTCCTGGTGGATACGGGGGCAGCCAGAACAGTTATCCGCCAGGAACATATAAACCCACTTGATATCTCAAAAGAGACCCTATATACACAGGGATTTGAGGGGTTAGTGCAGGAATGCCAATTAACTAAACCACTGCCCCTAAAACTAGCTGACCACACATGTTTAACCAGATTAATTGTTAGTGACAAATCACCTGTCAATTTACTAGGTGGAGACGTACTGCAAGCAATACAGGCACACGTCATTTACAGGCCGGACGGTACTGTAGCCCTACAATCGGGAATCCCAGAAGAGGAGCTGTGTAAAGTCCTAGCATGTTTACACATACCAGACATTAACATtgaatcagaggatgatgaggcgtTACAAAATGTGCCAGAGAACTTGTGGGCTAAATCTAAAACTGATATTGGTCACATGCCCGTGCCCCCGGTGATGATTACACTCAAACCAGGATCAAAACCCCCTCAGATTAAGCAATACCCGCTGAGCATGGCTCAAGAAGAAGCCATTGGGAAAAACATTAAAGCTCTTATAGCTTCAGGGGCCATAAAACCCACAAAGTCTGTTGCAAATACACCATTGTTCCCCATTAAAAAGAAAGGGAAGAAGGGAGAACCAGTCACATATAGGATGGTACATGATCTAAGAGCTGTCAACGCTGTCACTGAGCTACTCACTCCTGTTGTGCCCAACCCCCACACCATTCTAGCACAAATACCCACCTCTGCTGTTTACTTCACCGTCATAGACCTTGCGAATGCCTTCTTCTCTGTACCTTTACACCCTGACTGTCAGTATTTGTTTGCATTTACTTTTGGGGGTCGGCAATATACTTGGTTGGTATTGCCACAGGGAGCCCATAATTCTCCTACCTTGTATACTGCCGCACTGCAACTTGTTTTGCAAAATTGGATCTTCCCCCATGCTGAGGTCGTTCTACTCCAGTATGTGGATGATCTACTTCTATGTGCCCCTTCGAGACAAGTATGCTGTGAAGCTACGGTCTCCCTACTTCAGCATCTTGCAAACAACGGCTGCAAAGCATCCAAAGACAAGTTACAATTCTGTCAActtaaagttgtatttttgggACACTGCATCTCAGCTGGAGCTCGCCATCTCACTGATGAAAGGAAAAGAGCAATTGAGTCACTGAACCCACCTGCGGGGATACAACAACTCCGTACCTTCCTGGGTTTAGTCTCATATTGCAGACCTTGGATCCGCTCTGCATCCATTCTCATGCAACCACTGTATGATTGTTTGGGCACACAGCCTTTCCAACTCACTTCAGAAGCCCTGGATTGCTTCTACTCACTCAGATTGGCAATTGTTTCAGCTCCAGCCCTGGGTACTCCcgactacacaaaaatgttctcatTATACTGCACTGAGATGAAAGGACATGCTACAGGGGTACTAGTCCAAAAGCATGGTCAGCAAAACAGACCAGTAGCTTATTATTCAGCAAGACTAGATCCAGTTGCTAGGGGTGCACCCTCTTGTGTTAGGGCGGTAGCTGCTGTCTCAATACTCTTACACAAAGCTTCTGAAATCGTATTAGATTATGCAGTGACGGTCTACACCCCACATGATTTACACAGCATTCTCAACCAAGTACAACCTAAACACCTCTCTATGGCTAGGCAGCTAAGACTACAATGTGCACTGCTCATGCCACCAAATGTTACCTTAAAAAGGTGTTTGACATTGAATCCCGCCACTCTGATTCCCATCAGCGGGGAAGATGCAATGTCAAAGGGGGGAGAAGGGCAAGGAAATTCCCTATTTTTGAATTCTTTAACGGAAGAGGAACTTCAAACCTCTCAACATGAACATGATTGTCTGGCTATTATGTCCCAAGAAACCTCGGGTTTCTCACATGTTTTTGATGTACCGATGTGTAATCCTGATTtcgagttttttgtagatggatCAAGGAGCATTGGAGAAGacggacggttctacactgggtatgcagtggtcacacaacagGAGGTAGTAAAAGCTGAACCACTCCCTCCCCATATGTCAGCGCAGGAGGCTGAGTTGAAGGCACTCATTGAAGCACTTAGAGAGGCAACGGGAAAAAGGTGCAACATATACACGGACTCCCGATATTCCTTTGGGGTGGCCCATGATTATGGCTATATATGGAAAGCCAGGGACTTCCTCACCTCCACAGGTAGCCCAGTAAAACATGGGGATCTCATTAAACAGCTGATGGAAGCACTGTTACTTCCTCAAGAAGTAGCCATAGTGAAGGTGAAGGCACACACTAAGCTTGATACTGACGAAGCACGAGGCAACGATAGGGCAGACAAAGCAGCTAAAATGGCAGCCAGAAAACCAAGGGTGGCAGAGGTCCcggaaatatcacaggttatggtgaGTACCGAGCATAACCAAGTGTTTGATTTCAGTATTTTACAGGCTCTAACTCGGCAAACTACCGGGGAAGAGAGGAAGATCTGGTCGAAGGCTGGCGCTCGGGAAGAGTCTGATCTGTGGAAGCTGGGAGAGAGAATATGCCTACCAAGATCAATGTATCCTATGATGGCTCAAGCTGCCCATGGTCCTACTCACTtgtccaaaaatgccatgtgctctTTAGTGGACAAACAATGGTTTGCACCAGGTTTTACCACAGTAGCTACTAGATTTTCACAGGCATGTTTAACATGTGTCCGACACAATCCAGGTAGTGCAGTAAAGGTTCCCCAAAAACACACGCCCAAACCTCTCTATCCGTTTCAACGACTGCAGATTGACTTCATACAATTACCGAAGGT
Proteins encoded:
- the LOC140128912 gene encoding dynactin subunit 4-like isoform X2, with the protein product MLKLNMISPVHPEEKGKNGQATWKDQKFSKEEVCFGLDSNGSSGDHDIMHSECGLVLKSLKDFAIMDPFKMAQKPSPLILAVIVPTKELVLAGKDATAEYDELAEPQNFQDDPDVVAFRKANKVGVFIKVTPLQEKEKVIVSFKLRHDFRNQPTPIRPAEDTESSSEAVWLSHHVELDLGPVVPAAP